The DNA sequence CCGTACAGACGTACTGGTCAGGATTCTCCCCGAAGAGAACAAGTAATCCCTTTGAGAATTCTCGCAGTAGAAACATCCTGCGATGATACAGCGGTTGCACTGCTCGATGGATGCAGTGTAATCGCTGAACGCGTCCACAGCCAGGAAATACACTCGCGACACGGGGGTGTCGTCCCCGAACTGGCGTCACGGAATCATATGAAGGTACTTCCGGAGCTTGTGAAAGAAGTTCTGCATGCCGGAGGGATGAACAGTTTCGAAAAAATCGATGCTTTCGCTGCTACCGCAGGTCCGGGATTGACAGGCTCTTTACTTGTAGGTCTTGCCTGGACCAAGGCGGCCGCATGGGCTTCCGGTAAAGTCTTCCTGGGGATAAATCACCTTGCGGCACATCTTTACATTCATTATGGAGGAAATCGACATGTTGTCTTTCCAGCCGTTGCCCTTCTTGTCTCCGGTGGTCACACCAGCCTTTTTACAATGAACTCATGGGAGGAGATTCTTCTTCTCGGCTCAACAAGGGATGACGCTGCCGGAGAGGCTTTTGACAAAACCGCGAAACTGACCGGTCTCGGCTACCCGGGGGGCGCTGCTCTTGATCTTGCCGCCGACAGGGGAGACCCCGACAAAGTACGCCTGCCCTCCCCGCTGGCCGATCCGTCTCTGCCCGAATTCAGTTTCAGCGGTCTTAAGACAGCGGCCAAACTCCTCTGGGAGAAAGGAGAAGATCGCTGTAACCTCGCGGCTTCGTTCAGAAAGACCATTGTGGATATCCTGGTATCGAAACTGATG is a window from the Candidatus Aegiribacteria sp. genome containing:
- the tsaD gene encoding tRNA (adenosine(37)-N6)-threonylcarbamoyltransferase complex transferase subunit TsaD translates to MRILAVETSCDDTAVALLDGCSVIAERVHSQEIHSRHGGVVPELASRNHMKVLPELVKEVLHAGGMNSFEKIDAFAATAGPGLTGSLLVGLAWTKAAAWASGKVFLGINHLAAHLYIHYGGNRHVVFPAVALLVSGGHTSLFTMNSWEEILLLGSTRDDAAGEAFDKTAKLTGLGYPGGAALDLAADRGDPDKVRLPSPLADPSLPEFSFSGLKTAAKLLWEKGEDRCNLAASFRKTIVDILVSKLMYQSEKLGAQSVLAAGGVSANSLLRQVLRKECSERNLNLFLPDKEHATDNALMVGRAAAAILERDPEAFSPLYCNAFARWSGKNLSPITCC